The following proteins come from a genomic window of Lolium rigidum isolate FL_2022 chromosome 5, APGP_CSIRO_Lrig_0.1, whole genome shotgun sequence:
- the LOC124656042 gene encoding FBD-associated F-box protein At5g60610-like has protein sequence MEAGSPSRRKRKLEEPPAATAEGGTHAPEPPPGAGQGEEGGPAAVDRISDLPDPILADIISLLPTKGGARTQILASRWRHLWRSASLNLDCDCDGLARLGYHFPNDDHALAALIPRILSTHPGPGRRFCVPANYLRSRPAAVDTWLGSPTLDGLCELEFLDVYEKIRPWPSLPESAFRFSPTLRVAIIRKCHLADSATQALHFPQLKQLALENTVMSETSLHSMIAGCPALECLLIHSSSGVSCIRINSLTLRSFGVCVGPQLTDELQLEELIIEDAPSLERLHRLDLFDGLHVSLTSAPKLKTIGCLTDISRSPLDGPAQVIQGLHLDRLTAVLCTVNMLAIDLFLLDLDTVIELMKCFPCLEKLYIQSVQAEKNLWRRKHRNLIKCFDIRLKTIGLGSYRGIKSEVDFVTFFVLNAKVLELMIVQIRPGDYYRGFAAEESRRLKFENRASRGAQIHFTTDRCLRRILEINHVRDLDLTDPFICRYRH, from the exons ATGGAGGCGGGGAGTCCTAGTCGGAGGAAGAGGAAACTAGAAGAGCCGCCTGCGGCTACGGCGGAGGGAGGCACTCACGCCCCAGAACCGCCGCCCGGAGCGGGCCAAGGCGAGGAAGGAGgccccgccgccgtcgaccgCATCAGCGACCTCCCCGACCCCATCCTCGCCGACATCATCTCCCTCCTCCCCACCAAGGGCGGCGCCCGCACCCAGATCCTCGCGTCccggtggcgccacctctggcgcTCCGCCTCCCTCAACCTCGACTGCGACTGCGACGGCCTCGCCCGCCTCGGCTACCACTTCCCCAACGATGACCATGCCCTCGCTGCCCTCATCCCTCGCATCCTCTCCACCCAccccggccccggccgccgcTTCTGCGTCCCCGCGAACTATCTCCGCTCCCGACCGGCTGCCGTCGACACCTGGCTTGGCTCCCCAACTCTTGACGGCCTTTGCGAGCTCGAGTTCCTCGACGTCTATGAGAAAATAAGGCCGTGGCCGTCCCTCCCGGAATCTGCGTTCCGCTTCTCACCCACCCTACGTGTTGCCATCATCCGGAAATGCCACCTCGCCGACTCTGCTACTCAGGCCCTTCACTTTCCCCAGCTTAAGCAGCTCGCTCTTGAGAACACTGTCATGTCGGAGACATCGCTGCACAGCATGATTGCCGGGTGTCCTGCTCTGGAGTGCTTGCTGATTCACAGCAGCTCGGGCGTTAGTTGCATTCGGATTAACTCCCTTACCCTTAGAAGCTTCGGCGTGTGTGTTGGTCCTCAGCTGACAGATGAGCTCCAGCTCGAGGAACTCATCATCGAGGACGCCCCTTCCCTTGAAAGGTTGCACCGTCTTGATCTATTTGATGGTTTGCATGTATCATTGACCTCAGCGCCTAAGTTGAAGACCATAGGCTGCCTTACTGACATCTCCAGAAGTCCCTTGGATGGCCCTGCCCAAGTTATTCAG GGATTGCATCTCGATAGGCTGACGGCGGTGCTATGCACTGTCAATATGTTAGCTATTGATTTGTTTTTGCTTGATCTGGATACAGTTATTGAGTTGATGAAATGCTTTCCCTGCTTAGAGAAGTTGTATATTCAG TCTGTACAAGCAGAGAAAAATTTATGGCGTCGTAAACATCGGAATCTTATCAAATGTTTTGACATCCGCTTAAAAACAATAGGATTGGGATCCTATCGGGGCATCAAGTCAGAAGTTGACTTCGTCACATTCTTCGTACTGAATGCAAAAGTGCTTGAGTTAATGATAGTTCAGATTCGCCCTGGTGATTACTATCGGGGATTTGCTGCAGAGGAGTCTAGGAGGCTGAAGTTTGAGAACAGAGCTTCAAGAGGTGCTCAGATTCACTTTACAACTGATAGATGTCTCCGTCGTATTTTAGAAATCAACCATGTCCGTGATTTGGATCTAACGGATCCCTTCATATGTAGATACCGACATTGA